Proteins encoded in a region of the Vibrio sp. CB1-14 genome:
- a CDS encoding chemotaxis protein CheW — MKADTAPLSSEQALDDYFASLLGLEQDELQLDEEQALEDVPVEPEPEPEPEPEPEPEPEPEPEPEPEPEPEPEPEPEPEPEPEPEPEPEPEPEPEPEPEPEPEPEPEPEPEPEPEPEPDWNDTTPPLMTQAAPDVQQSVEAEFEAFAEQPDLQHLEKLFSGLQQQVDIEIEPQAEPSLEQPTVDAASESEIQGWDVEALEADTVIAPELNELDNLQSSINAQETVEVADSIEVAQSVAVETQPDVANGGGADHVWVNNERTESFQVLYFDVGGMTFAVPLDELGGIHQMGELSHLIGRPAWYLGLQSSRESQLDVVDTAMWVMPDVLKDDSYKEDYQYIVMLGESNWGLAATELKGTEQLQPVAVRWREKAGKRPWLAGMVKQQMCALVHVSELIDMLNAGLDVKSVQ, encoded by the coding sequence ATGAAAGCTGATACCGCACCGCTCTCAAGTGAGCAGGCGCTGGATGATTATTTTGCGTCGCTGCTTGGTTTAGAACAAGACGAATTGCAGCTTGACGAAGAGCAAGCGCTCGAAGATGTTCCTGTTGAGCCAGAGCCAGAGCCAGAGCCAGAGCCAGAGCCAGAGCCAGAGCCAGAGCCAGAGCCAGAGCCAGAGCCAGAGCCAGAGCCAGAGCCAGAGCCAGAGCCAGAGCCAGAGCCAGAGCCAGAGCCAGAGCCAGAGCCAGAGCCAGAGCCAGAGCCAGAGCCAGAGCCAGAGCCAGAGCCAGAGCCAGAGCCAGAGCCAGAGCCAGAGCCAGAGCCAGAGCCAGAGCCAGATTGGAATGATACAACGCCACCTCTTATGACACAGGCCGCACCAGATGTGCAGCAGTCGGTGGAGGCGGAGTTTGAAGCGTTTGCGGAGCAGCCAGATTTGCAACATCTGGAAAAACTGTTCAGCGGCCTTCAGCAGCAAGTGGACATTGAAATTGAACCGCAAGCTGAGCCAAGCCTTGAACAGCCGACAGTAGATGCAGCCAGTGAGAGTGAAATCCAAGGCTGGGATGTTGAAGCATTAGAAGCTGACACTGTCATTGCGCCTGAGCTGAATGAACTTGATAATCTACAGTCATCAATCAACGCTCAAGAGACGGTGGAAGTCGCCGATAGTATAGAAGTGGCTCAAAGTGTAGCGGTTGAAACCCAACCTGACGTCGCGAATGGCGGTGGTGCGGATCACGTTTGGGTAAACAACGAACGTACCGAGAGCTTTCAAGTGCTCTACTTTGACGTTGGCGGAATGACGTTTGCGGTGCCTTTAGATGAGCTAGGTGGTATTCATCAAATGGGCGAGTTAAGTCATTTGATTGGGCGACCTGCTTGGTACTTAGGTTTACAGTCGAGTCGAGAGAGCCAGCTTGATGTCGTCGACACAGCAATGTGGGTGATGCCGGATGTGCTCAAAGATGATAGTTACAAAGAAGACTATCAATACATTGTCATGCTCGGTGAGAGTAACTGGGGACTTGCTGCAACAGAACTTAAGGGCACGGAACAACTTCAGCCTGTTGCCGTTCGTTGGCGTGAGAAAGCAGGTAAGCGGCCGTGGCTTGCAGGCATGGTGAAACAGCAAATGTGTGCGCTGGTTCATGTGTCTGAACTAATAGATATGCTTAACGCTGGATTAGATGTTAAATCAGTACAGTGA
- a CDS encoding ParA family protein, with protein MIVWSVANQKGGVGKTTTTVTLAGLLSQKGNRVLLIDTDPHASLTTYLGMDSDHLSHSLFDLFQLKEFSDSRVKPLIHNTNIENIDILPAHMSLATLDRVMGNRSGMGLILKRALMTIRDDYDYVLIDCPPILGVMMVNALAASDRILIPVQTEFLAMKGLERMVRTLAIMQKSRQRPFKVTIVPTMYDKRTRASLQTLTQLKQDYPSQVWSSAVPIDTKFRDASLKHLPASHFAAGSRGVFAYKQLLIYLERLAQDES; from the coding sequence ATGATCGTATGGAGTGTTGCTAACCAAAAAGGCGGTGTCGGTAAAACGACAACCACGGTTACGTTGGCGGGGCTTTTGAGCCAGAAAGGTAATCGTGTATTGCTTATCGATACCGATCCTCATGCCTCATTGACCACTTACTTAGGCATGGACTCAGATCATCTATCACACAGTTTGTTTGATCTGTTCCAGCTTAAAGAGTTCAGTGATAGTCGAGTTAAGCCGTTAATCCACAACACTAACATCGAAAATATCGATATTTTGCCAGCTCACATGTCGCTGGCAACGCTTGATCGAGTGATGGGTAATCGTAGTGGTATGGGGCTTATCCTTAAACGCGCTCTAATGACTATTCGTGATGATTACGATTACGTGTTGATTGATTGCCCACCTATCCTTGGGGTCATGATGGTGAATGCGCTGGCGGCAAGTGATCGCATCTTAATTCCGGTCCAAACAGAATTCTTAGCGATGAAAGGCTTAGAGCGTATGGTGCGTACACTTGCGATTATGCAAAAGTCGCGTCAGCGTCCGTTTAAGGTCACCATAGTGCCAACCATGTACGACAAACGTACACGCGCATCGCTGCAAACCTTGACTCAGCTTAAACAAGATTACCCATCGCAAGTGTGGAGCTCGGCAGTACCGATAGACACTAAATTTCGCGATGCCAGTTTAAAGCATTTGCCTGCGTCACATTTTGCGGCGGGCAGTCGAGGTGTCTTTGCCTACAAACAGTTGCTGATTTACTTGGAGAGGCTAGCGCAAGATGAAAGCTGA